The following are encoded in a window of Impatiens glandulifera chromosome 5, dImpGla2.1, whole genome shotgun sequence genomic DNA:
- the LOC124938467 gene encoding chromatin remodeling protein EBS-like has protein sequence MTKTSAVKRNLDSYTIRGTNTVVKVGDNVLLRSPESNTTPYVAQINKIQIDNRNNVTVQIRWYYRPEDSNGGRKLFHGEKELFLSDHYEFQSAYTIQGKCMVHSFKNYTKLERVGAKDYYCRFEYKAAIGLFLPFRVRVYCKCQIPENPDHFMVQCEECKNWYHPSCLGMTINQVKQLDEFICSSCNGEEDETSMKN, from the exons ATGACCAAAACCAGTGCAGTCAAACGCAACCTAGACTCCTACACTATCAGAGGCACCAACACAGTCGTCAAAG TTGGAGACAATGTGCTGTTGCGATCACCGGAGAGCAATACTACTCCTTATGTGGCTCAGATTAACAAGATCCAGATAGACAATAGAAATAACGTGACAGTTCAGATAAGATGGTATTACAGGCCGGAGGATTCCAACGGAGGTCGTAAACTATTCCATGGTGAGAAAGAACTGTTCTTGTCTGACCACTATGAGTTTCAGAGTGCTTACACGATTCAAGGTAAGTGTATGGTTCATTCTTTCAAGAATTACACCAAGCTAGAGAGGGTTGGAGCTAAGGATTACTATTGCCGATTTGAATACAAAGCTGCAATCGGTCTTTTTTTACCTTTTCGCGTCAGAGT GTATTGTAAATGCCAAATACCTGAGAACCCAGACCATTTTATGGTGCAGTGTGAGGAATGCAAAAACTG GTACCATCCTTCTTGTCTTGGTATGACTATAAATCAAGTAAAACAATTAGATGAGTTTATATGTTCCAGTTGTAATGGAGAGGAG GATGAAACTTCAATGAAGAATTAA